Proteins encoded together in one Chitinophaga sp. LS1 window:
- a CDS encoding cyclic peptide export ABC transporter gives MLPTFGLPPRSKYTGRWIVFAYLILLSVLPAVALPQQKKDVINSVDGFVKEQMSKSGIPGLSIVVLQKGEPVYKAAYGYADLARKEQVNNRTTFEIGSNTKAFTALGILRLAATGQLNMNDPVHKYLPWFQLKYKLPDGKIVTPEITISNCLHHTSGIPFSAIDLIRPEHSNKALEETVKRLSGTTLENLPGTKFLYATINYDVLGLIIKKVAGQPFETFIKEQVLTPLGLNTARFTYGKMPEKATGYKFGYLQPIPYEAPPFEGNNPAGYLTANIDEIEKWLTIQLKGTTDTLLNEVIQASHVPDSSVLPDANGAYYAGGWLVSRDSDGTIAHGGRNPNYASYIVYHHTDSTGVAVLCNLNTAYTERIARGVLRIVEGEAPIPYDGDMYRQLDKFMVVLGIIVLLFMIATAWYAVKFVLEVIKGVRVFSLSRKTAILTLLRTLFLLLLIGIGFYIIPKACFDGLSWQFMVVWAPESFQSVITLFYLSLALFFLYFIATTMFIKQNDRMLFPVATLSCLGGFANSLIIIVINQSISRKDAISNGFVIFLLVGIAIYIYAQREIRRKLVRMVNDFVFNTRTELVKLFLNSSFHQVERIKKENLLTVLNNDTQEISNLPNSLVAVVTGSVTLVCCFIYLAFVNLWGMCIAIGTVLVAVSLFYLVNRKAHATLEKARDHQNIYFKFLNDIVNGFKELKLNLRKRLAFEADMRVNGANFRNANIESGVMYADVFVIGELIFTAVIGVVVFIFPLILLNLDESKIRTFVFVFLYMTGPVNMILSALPQLARIRISWNRINHFEAQIADIATDQTINPALRPTSEIAHLLVDNVRYNYELDGTGFKVGPVSFQLKRGEVLFIVGGNGSGKSTLAKLLCGLYSPSEGAILIDGKPQEAFELREHCSAIFSDYHLFDKLYGIDLDGLDSEISEKIQLLQLDKKISLLNGSFSNFQLSSGQKKRVALLVSYLENKPIVIFDEWAADQDPVFRKFFYNDLIFQLKEAGKIIIIISHDDAYFHIADQVMKMGQGTIVQMQLNVV, from the coding sequence ATGTTGCCAACTTTTGGATTGCCGCCAAGAAGCAAATATACTGGCAGATGGATTGTATTTGCCTATTTGATCTTATTATCTGTCCTTCCGGCCGTTGCCTTGCCGCAGCAAAAGAAGGATGTAATAAACAGCGTGGATGGTTTTGTCAAGGAACAAATGTCAAAGTCAGGGATCCCCGGACTTTCAATTGTTGTATTACAAAAGGGCGAACCTGTTTATAAAGCAGCATATGGATATGCGGATCTTGCACGTAAGGAACAAGTAAATAATAGGACCACTTTTGAAATCGGCTCTAATACCAAAGCTTTTACAGCATTAGGTATTCTGCGGTTGGCAGCAACAGGTCAGCTGAATATGAATGATCCAGTCCACAAATATCTGCCATGGTTTCAGTTGAAATATAAATTACCAGATGGAAAGATTGTCACGCCGGAAATAACGATCAGTAACTGTTTACATCATACTTCCGGTATTCCATTTTCGGCTATTGATCTGATCCGGCCCGAACATAGTAATAAAGCATTGGAAGAAACTGTAAAGCGTTTGTCAGGAACAACACTCGAAAACCTGCCTGGAACAAAGTTTCTGTATGCCACTATTAATTACGACGTTCTTGGACTCATCATTAAAAAAGTGGCCGGTCAACCTTTTGAAACATTTATAAAGGAGCAGGTTTTAACCCCTTTGGGTTTAAATACCGCCCGCTTTACTTATGGAAAGATGCCTGAAAAGGCAACAGGTTATAAATTCGGATACTTGCAACCCATACCTTACGAAGCCCCACCATTTGAAGGCAATAACCCGGCAGGTTATCTTACGGCTAACATTGATGAGATAGAGAAATGGCTGACCATACAATTAAAAGGGACGACAGATACATTGCTGAACGAGGTGATCCAGGCATCGCATGTACCAGATAGCAGCGTGCTACCTGATGCAAACGGGGCTTATTATGCCGGTGGATGGTTAGTATCCCGTGATAGCGATGGGACGATTGCACATGGCGGAAGAAATCCCAATTACGCTTCATACATCGTGTATCATCATACCGATAGCACAGGTGTTGCTGTACTATGTAACCTGAATACAGCCTATACAGAGCGAATTGCCCGTGGCGTATTGCGGATCGTGGAAGGAGAAGCGCCGATACCATATGATGGAGACATGTATCGCCAGTTAGATAAATTTATGGTAGTGCTTGGCATTATCGTACTGTTATTTATGATAGCTACTGCCTGGTACGCTGTAAAGTTTGTGCTTGAAGTAATCAAAGGCGTAAGGGTATTCAGTTTATCACGAAAGACCGCCATACTGACGCTATTACGTACACTGTTTTTGCTGTTACTGATAGGGATCGGCTTTTATATCATACCCAAAGCTTGTTTTGATGGATTATCCTGGCAGTTTATGGTAGTATGGGCACCGGAAAGTTTCCAGTCAGTCATTACATTGTTTTATCTGTCGCTTGCGTTGTTTTTCCTTTACTTCATAGCTACCACAATGTTTATAAAGCAAAATGACCGGATGCTGTTTCCGGTAGCTACACTGAGCTGTTTAGGGGGATTTGCAAACAGCCTGATCATTATTGTGATTAACCAGAGCATCTCCAGGAAAGATGCTATCAGCAATGGTTTTGTAATATTTCTGCTGGTCGGTATCGCTATCTATATCTATGCACAGCGTGAAATCCGAAGAAAACTGGTAAGGATGGTAAATGACTTCGTGTTTAATACCCGTACGGAACTGGTCAAATTATTTCTGAATTCTTCCTTTCATCAGGTCGAACGAATAAAGAAGGAAAATCTACTGACGGTTTTAAATAACGATACACAGGAAATAAGCAACTTGCCCAATTCCCTTGTAGCTGTGGTAACGGGATCAGTAACACTGGTTTGTTGTTTTATATATCTCGCATTCGTAAATCTCTGGGGAATGTGCATTGCCATCGGAACAGTGTTGGTTGCAGTATCCCTGTTTTATCTGGTAAACAGAAAAGCACATGCTACCCTTGAAAAAGCCAGGGATCATCAGAATATCTATTTTAAATTTCTCAATGATATTGTAAATGGATTTAAGGAATTAAAGCTGAATCTCAGAAAGCGATTGGCTTTTGAAGCTGACATGCGGGTAAACGGAGCTAACTTCAGAAATGCAAATATCGAATCAGGTGTCATGTATGCAGATGTCTTTGTGATCGGAGAATTGATCTTTACAGCAGTGATTGGTGTCGTCGTGTTTATCTTTCCATTGATACTACTGAACCTCGATGAAAGTAAGATCAGGACCTTTGTATTTGTGTTCCTGTACATGACCGGACCTGTTAACATGATCTTAAGTGCATTACCACAACTGGCGCGTATCAGGATATCATGGAACCGGATCAATCATTTCGAAGCCCAGATTGCTGATATAGCTACTGACCAGACAATAAATCCGGCACTACGACCAACCAGTGAAATAGCACACCTGCTAGTAGACAATGTGCGATATAACTATGAACTGGATGGGACCGGCTTTAAAGTGGGACCTGTTTCCTTCCAACTGAAAAGAGGAGAAGTCTTATTTATTGTCGGTGGAAATGGAAGTGGTAAATCTACGCTGGCGAAATTACTGTGTGGTCTGTATAGTCCTTCTGAAGGAGCCATCCTGATTGATGGAAAACCACAGGAAGCATTTGAACTGAGAGAACATTGCTCTGCTATCTTTAGTGATTACCATTTATTTGATAAACTCTACGGAATCGATTTGGATGGATTAGATAGTGAGATCAGTGAAAAAATCCAGTTGCTGCAGCTGGACAAAAAGATATCTTTACTAAATGGTAGTTTCTCAAACTTTCAGTTGTCTTCCGGACAGAAAAAACGCGTGGCCTTACTCGTATCTTACCTTGAGAATAAGCCCATTGTAATATTCGATGAATGGGCTGCAGATCAGGACCCTGTGTTTCGGAAATTCTTTTATAATGATCTCATATTCCAGTTGAAAGAAGCAGGGAAGATCATTATAATCATTTCTCATGACGATGCTTACTTCCATATAGCTGACCAGGTGATGAAAATGGGACAGGGCACCATTGTGCAAATGCAACTAAACGTTGTTTGA
- a CDS encoding non-ribosomal peptide synthetase, whose amino-acid sequence MKNKTLVSAFLDSAKSDGGIMFINGANEENWLSYADAYEQSVSVLGYLQQLGLQPGDEMVFQLDNNRSFIIVFWACLLGGIIPVPLSLGRNDDQKRKLINVWKTLHKPYLFTYEAQFSRITTFIWGENETTVYEQVNTRYCFDTIINEDHTPGIMHTPGVNDIAYIQFSSGSTGNPKGVVLTHKNLVTNVNAILKGIAAPATGDLFFSWMPLTHDMGLIGYHLTPMYMGWKHFIMPTELFIRRPTLWLQKISIHSITFTASPNFGYRYLLNALRNTEDGLYDLSCLRIITNGAEPISASLCQEFTTELARYGLKSNVIFPVYGLAEASLAVTFSQPEANMKVLHVSRDHVGMGDKVLLDQQDNTFACVNLGKPVWNCDVKITDVTGNALSDNTIGEILIKGGNVTAGYYNNTAATEKVITADAWLRTGDLGFVHEGCLFVTGRAKDIIFLNGQNFYPHDIENVIETIDGIDLGKVAVAGQSNHITQREELFVFVLFKGKVETFLPLLQQLTNRVNSTLGIEIDKVIPVREIPKTTSGKVQRYKLIELYNSGVFDTVVEEISAVVPKPSAAGMLNIEPQNNIQARLLEYWKKLLYGNQLSVGDNFFTLGGNSIKMASLVAYIQDAFGIKITFEEIYGCGNIFSLSELITKKEKHVLQAIPALQAQPHYVLSAAQRRIYYTWEADKNSTAYNIPFAITLDGPVDEVKLKNAISDIYASIDILRTTFIIENGLPLQVINPDAMLAFQMLETADEVTGSELKALVQPFDLHNGPLFRVVYLKCQSDKSVLFIDCHHIIADGSSIYILLEHIFKVYNGDVLSAPALHFRDYAAWENEHSSIYQDGTAFWQQRLGDELPVLNLPVDLQRTTSFNTAGKRLTFPVSQELFRALQAVAKQEKTTMFTLLLSAYKILLSKYAGQEDLLVGVPVIGRTQPQIKDLIGMFVNNLVVRSFPEAGKSYKAYLKELKQYILSALDNQEYPFEMLVDVTNRHRTLSNHLVFDTMFNYQNMELNIPDVQGVFIRKKDFDPGFSKFDLSFEIFEQADELAFSIEYATSLFREETMHGYAESFLKILHHIAENTDQLLADMSTHSAASINEILHQFNDTERAYSAQKTVVTLFEEMVNMQPDATAVEYNGVAWSYGYLQSRINQLAAVMQQHGVTGKQPVAIIMESDHDQVAALMAVIKAGGYYIPIDTSMPLSRISYILKDSQATVVISIKNWYDVHGAELGRGLSDHPPILLLDELPYEGTTVAEHIPQPADTAYVIYTSGTTGTPKGVAISNQSLVNYIYWAAKVYCKGEKLVFPLFTSVSFDLTVTSIFVPLLSGGRIIIYRDNAAGIAIEQVVNDNRVDVVKVTPSHLALLTDFLPVNNNSKISRFIVGGEELKVSLARLLSSKYHNKVEIFNEYGPTEATVGCMIHLFDLSKDTDVGVAIGKPIDNTQIYLLDKFLKPVGIRAIGEIYIGGHGLAKYYVGNEALTSEKFIPHPFIQGAKLYKTGDLGVWSHDGILMYKGRSDNQVKIKGFRIEPGEIEAQLLKSRLVKEAVVKVTGNGNNDGILCAYIVFENQYKETLSLQEFRKSALQELQDQLSAELPFYMIPRQYYFLERIPINNNGKVDVPALLALPVLPEQVAYAQAENNVQQRMIEVWQELLEQEHIGIYNNFFELGGDSIKAVQIVSRLSQYHINVNTKNILLGQTIAQISKQAELQPVNQFEQGILSGTRGFIPIESWFAGLSLAQPGIYNQTTLLKMHRRVDKMILTKVLNEILLRYDGLRQNFDLHRMLVNYNREALQQDLPVMTSAIATQAQLEQELSQLNTSFDLENDLLIRVFLITVADEVDYLYIMVHHLVIDGVSWRTLLADIHQLYLLFDNSLSPVAYQKTASARDWHQLLADSIDKSYINDQFEYWNDIVQNDFALPVQVAVTTWLHENYQEEELLFDAATTDEIIQHSKLFPNTDLQALLIAGLLEALNKWTGRTNITLELESHGRSFRQLDVSNAIGWFTVMYPQVFHYKCGDLGMQLQRIKRQIDHVPDNGIGFGILMFMKRAFADLNKISEVRFNYLGVFDRDLSNDLFTYVATTGRNNIGNKNHRTAKIDINCMIVNGSLRINVAYDQYAFLKTDIAIFLENYKNYLEEFSRSSINGNELHLPGIDLDLVDLDNEDLSKLFID is encoded by the coding sequence ATGAAAAACAAGACACTGGTAAGTGCGTTTCTTGATAGTGCGAAGTCTGATGGTGGTATCATGTTTATAAACGGAGCAAATGAAGAAAACTGGCTTTCCTATGCTGATGCTTATGAACAATCTGTAAGTGTGTTAGGATACCTGCAGCAGCTGGGTCTTCAGCCAGGCGATGAGATGGTATTCCAGCTGGATAATAACCGTTCATTTATAATCGTATTCTGGGCATGTCTGTTAGGAGGAATCATTCCTGTACCCTTAAGCTTGGGAAGAAATGATGACCAGAAGAGAAAACTAATCAATGTATGGAAAACACTGCATAAGCCTTACTTATTTACATATGAAGCGCAGTTTTCCAGAATAACAACATTCATCTGGGGAGAAAACGAAACGACTGTTTACGAACAGGTAAATACAAGATATTGTTTTGATACGATCATTAATGAAGATCATACACCAGGTATTATGCATACACCCGGTGTGAATGATATAGCCTATATTCAATTTTCCTCTGGTTCTACCGGCAACCCTAAAGGTGTTGTACTCACACATAAGAATCTTGTTACGAATGTTAATGCTATTTTGAAAGGAATAGCTGCTCCTGCCACAGGTGATCTTTTCTTTTCCTGGATGCCACTTACGCACGATATGGGATTGATAGGCTACCATCTGACACCAATGTATATGGGATGGAAGCATTTTATTATGCCTACAGAACTGTTCATAAGAAGGCCAACGCTGTGGTTGCAAAAAATCTCCATTCACAGCATCACTTTTACAGCATCCCCCAACTTTGGCTACAGATACCTGCTGAATGCTTTGCGAAATACGGAAGATGGTCTTTATGATCTGTCATGCCTGCGTATTATCACAAATGGTGCTGAGCCTATCTCCGCATCACTGTGTCAGGAATTTACGACGGAACTGGCCAGATATGGTTTAAAAAGTAATGTTATTTTCCCTGTATACGGATTGGCAGAGGCTAGTCTTGCAGTAACATTTTCCCAGCCGGAAGCAAATATGAAGGTCCTGCATGTAAGCCGAGATCATGTAGGTATGGGAGACAAGGTCTTATTAGACCAGCAGGATAACACATTTGCCTGTGTGAACCTTGGTAAACCAGTTTGGAACTGTGACGTTAAAATTACTGATGTAACCGGTAATGCACTTTCCGATAATACAATTGGTGAAATCCTCATAAAAGGAGGAAATGTAACAGCAGGGTATTATAATAACACAGCAGCAACTGAAAAAGTAATCACTGCTGATGCCTGGTTACGCACGGGTGATCTTGGATTTGTGCATGAAGGTTGTTTATTTGTTACCGGCAGGGCAAAAGATATTATCTTCCTGAACGGACAAAATTTTTACCCCCATGATATTGAGAATGTAATTGAAACTATAGATGGTATTGACCTGGGAAAAGTGGCCGTAGCTGGTCAATCCAACCATATCACTCAACGGGAAGAATTATTCGTTTTTGTTTTGTTCAAAGGAAAGGTGGAGACCTTCCTGCCACTGTTACAACAGTTAACTAACAGGGTCAACAGTACTTTGGGTATAGAAATAGATAAAGTGATCCCGGTGAGGGAGATACCCAAAACCACCAGTGGAAAAGTGCAGCGCTACAAGTTGATCGAATTGTATAATAGTGGAGTATTCGATACTGTTGTGGAAGAAATTTCAGCTGTTGTGCCAAAACCATCAGCTGCAGGTATGCTGAATATTGAACCACAAAATAACATACAGGCCAGGTTACTGGAATACTGGAAAAAGCTGTTGTATGGCAATCAGCTGAGCGTTGGCGATAACTTTTTTACCCTGGGAGGCAATTCTATCAAAATGGCTTCCCTGGTGGCTTATATACAGGATGCGTTTGGGATAAAGATCACTTTCGAGGAAATCTATGGTTGTGGCAATATTTTTAGCTTAAGTGAACTGATTACAAAAAAGGAAAAGCATGTTCTGCAGGCTATTCCTGCCCTGCAAGCGCAACCGCATTACGTATTGTCAGCTGCCCAGAGAAGAATATATTATACTTGGGAAGCAGATAAAAATAGCACTGCCTATAATATTCCATTTGCAATTACACTTGATGGGCCTGTTGATGAGGTGAAGCTGAAAAATGCAATCAGTGACATATATGCGTCAATTGATATTTTAAGAACAACATTTATCATCGAAAATGGCCTCCCGCTTCAGGTAATCAACCCCGATGCAATGCTTGCCTTTCAGATGCTGGAGACGGCTGATGAAGTTACAGGTTCCGAATTGAAGGCATTGGTTCAGCCATTTGATTTGCATAATGGGCCGCTTTTTAGAGTTGTATATCTCAAATGCCAGTCAGATAAATCAGTATTATTTATCGATTGCCACCATATCATAGCAGATGGCTCTTCCATTTATATCCTGCTGGAACATATTTTTAAAGTATACAATGGTGACGTACTGTCAGCACCTGCCCTGCATTTTAGGGATTATGCCGCCTGGGAAAATGAGCATAGCAGCATTTACCAGGATGGTACTGCTTTTTGGCAACAGCGGCTGGGAGATGAACTGCCGGTGCTGAATTTGCCGGTTGACCTGCAAAGAACTACCTCTTTTAACACTGCAGGCAAGCGGTTGACCTTCCCGGTAAGTCAGGAATTATTCCGTGCGTTACAGGCAGTGGCAAAACAGGAAAAGACTACCATGTTCACATTGTTACTGTCTGCATATAAGATTCTTTTATCTAAATATGCCGGACAGGAAGATCTACTGGTAGGTGTGCCGGTCATTGGCCGAACACAACCACAGATCAAAGATCTGATCGGAATGTTTGTAAACAATCTGGTGGTGAGGAGTTTTCCGGAAGCAGGCAAAAGTTATAAAGCATATTTAAAAGAGTTAAAACAGTATATATTATCTGCGCTGGATAACCAGGAATATCCGTTTGAAATGCTTGTGGATGTTACAAACAGGCACAGGACCTTAAGTAACCACCTGGTATTTGATACAATGTTTAATTACCAGAATATGGAATTAAACATCCCTGATGTACAAGGAGTATTCATCCGCAAAAAGGATTTTGACCCTGGTTTCTCCAAGTTTGACCTGTCCTTTGAAATATTTGAGCAGGCAGATGAACTGGCATTCAGTATAGAGTATGCAACTAGCCTTTTCAGAGAGGAGACTATGCATGGCTATGCTGAAAGTTTCCTGAAGATCTTGCACCATATTGCTGAAAATACAGATCAGCTGCTGGCTGATATGTCAACACACAGTGCTGCCTCCATCAATGAGATCCTACATCAGTTTAATGACACAGAAAGAGCTTATTCGGCACAAAAAACGGTTGTTACATTATTTGAAGAAATGGTGAACATGCAGCCGGATGCTACTGCCGTTGAGTATAATGGTGTAGCGTGGAGCTATGGATATTTACAGTCCAGGATCAACCAGTTAGCTGCTGTTATGCAACAGCATGGTGTAACAGGCAAGCAGCCTGTGGCGATTATTATGGAGTCAGATCATGATCAGGTAGCAGCATTAATGGCAGTTATCAAAGCAGGTGGCTACTACATACCGATAGATACCAGTATGCCGTTGAGCAGAATCAGTTATATCCTGAAAGATAGCCAGGCTACAGTGGTCATAAGCATTAAGAACTGGTATGATGTACATGGTGCTGAACTGGGCAGGGGATTGTCTGATCATCCACCTATTTTATTACTGGATGAATTACCATACGAAGGTACAACAGTAGCGGAGCACATACCACAGCCAGCTGATACAGCTTATGTGATTTATACCTCTGGTACTACTGGTACCCCTAAGGGTGTAGCTATCTCCAACCAGTCGCTGGTAAACTATATTTATTGGGCGGCTAAGGTATATTGTAAAGGAGAGAAGCTGGTATTTCCTTTGTTCACCTCCGTATCATTCGATCTCACCGTTACCTCGATATTTGTGCCTTTGCTGAGTGGCGGGCGGATTATCATTTACAGGGACAATGCTGCTGGTATAGCCATCGAACAGGTAGTAAATGATAATAGGGTAGATGTCGTAAAGGTGACACCATCACATCTGGCCTTACTCACAGATTTTCTGCCAGTAAACAATAATAGTAAGATCAGCCGGTTTATTGTAGGTGGAGAGGAACTGAAGGTATCACTGGCCAGGCTGCTAAGCAGTAAGTACCACAACAAGGTGGAGATATTTAACGAATATGGACCAACCGAAGCCACGGTTGGTTGTATGATACATCTGTTTGATTTGTCAAAGGATACAGATGTTGGAGTGGCAATTGGTAAGCCGATCGATAATACCCAGATTTATTTACTGGATAAATTTTTAAAGCCGGTAGGCATCAGAGCAATTGGAGAGATTTATATAGGCGGCCATGGTCTGGCTAAATATTATGTAGGCAATGAAGCCCTCACCAGTGAAAAGTTTATCCCGCATCCTTTTATTCAGGGAGCAAAGCTCTACAAAACAGGAGATCTGGGTGTATGGTCGCATGATGGTATCCTGATGTACAAAGGCCGGTCGGACAATCAGGTGAAGATAAAAGGATTCCGCATTGAGCCGGGAGAAATAGAGGCGCAGCTGCTAAAATCCAGGCTGGTGAAGGAGGCGGTAGTAAAAGTAACCGGCAATGGAAATAATGACGGTATATTATGCGCATATATTGTTTTTGAAAATCAGTACAAAGAAACGCTCAGTCTACAGGAATTCCGTAAGTCTGCTTTGCAGGAACTACAGGACCAGCTGTCGGCGGAGCTGCCTTTCTACATGATACCCCGACAGTACTATTTTCTGGAGCGTATTCCAATAAATAATAATGGTAAGGTAGATGTACCAGCATTATTGGCCCTGCCTGTTTTACCGGAACAGGTAGCATATGCACAAGCTGAAAATAATGTGCAGCAACGGATGATAGAAGTATGGCAGGAGTTGTTGGAGCAGGAACATATAGGTATCTACAATAACTTCTTTGAATTAGGAGGCGATTCTATAAAAGCGGTACAGATCGTTTCCCGCCTGTCACAGTATCATATCAATGTAAATACAAAGAATATTCTGCTGGGGCAAACTATCGCACAAATCAGCAAACAGGCAGAATTGCAGCCCGTTAACCAGTTTGAACAGGGCATTTTATCTGGTACCAGAGGCTTTATACCGATTGAAAGCTGGTTTGCCGGATTATCCCTTGCGCAGCCAGGTATATATAACCAGACAACCCTGCTTAAAATGCATAGGCGGGTGGATAAGATGATCTTAACCAAAGTTCTGAACGAAATATTGCTTCGCTATGATGGGTTAAGACAAAATTTCGATCTCCACCGTATGCTTGTAAATTATAACAGGGAAGCGTTACAACAGGATCTGCCTGTGATGACATCAGCCATCGCAACACAGGCGCAGCTGGAACAGGAGCTCAGCCAGCTGAATACCTCTTTTGATCTCGAAAATGATTTGCTGATAAGGGTATTTCTGATCACCGTGGCAGACGAGGTAGACTATCTGTATATTATGGTGCACCATTTGGTTATCGATGGCGTTTCATGGAGAACCCTTTTGGCAGATATACATCAGCTATACCTGTTGTTTGACAATAGCCTTTCTCCTGTTGCATATCAAAAGACGGCGTCTGCCAGAGACTGGCATCAGCTGCTGGCTGACTCTATAGATAAGTCTTACATCAATGATCAGTTTGAGTATTGGAATGATATTGTGCAAAACGACTTTGCATTGCCGGTACAGGTAGCTGTTACAACATGGCTGCATGAGAATTACCAGGAAGAGGAATTGTTGTTTGATGCAGCTACAACTGATGAGATCATACAGCATAGCAAATTATTCCCTAATACGGATCTACAGGCATTGCTGATAGCCGGATTGCTGGAAGCATTGAATAAGTGGACGGGAAGAACAAATATTACCCTCGAATTGGAAAGCCATGGCAGATCATTCCGGCAGCTGGATGTGTCTAATGCCATTGGCTGGTTTACTGTCATGTATCCACAGGTATTCCATTATAAATGCGGCGATTTGGGGATGCAGTTACAACGCATTAAAAGGCAGATAGACCACGTGCCTGATAATGGGATTGGCTTTGGAATATTAATGTTTATGAAGCGTGCTTTCGCTGATTTAAACAAAATTTCGGAAGTAAGATTCAATTATCTGGGTGTTTTTGACCGGGATTTAAGCAATGATTTGTTCACCTATGTTGCAACCACAGGTAGGAATAATATAGGTAATAAAAATCACCGGACAGCAAAGATCGACATTAACTGTATGATCGTGAATGGTAGCCTGCGGATAAATGTGGCATATGACCAATATGCATTTTTAAAGACTGATATAGCCATCTTTCTGGAGAATTATAAAAATTATCTGGAAGAATTCTCCCGCAGCTCCATCAACGGAAATGAATTGCATTTGCCAGGTATTGACCTTGATCTGGTGGACCTGGATAATGAGGATCTGAGCAAATTATTCATCGACTAA